A single genomic interval of Dysidea avara chromosome 8, odDysAvar1.4, whole genome shotgun sequence harbors:
- the LOC136262905 gene encoding fibrinogen C domain-containing protein 1-B-like, protein MELSTVFSICFTCCLLLTASLSAPVPAAETIQELEHRVEELTNQLHLLEENELHDRSRRAASNVLNENQVPKRSCKEIYDDDNTAADGLYKTAPTDNKGEFTVYCDMTTSGGGWTIIQRRENSATDFYREWQEYKTGFGKMDGNFWLGLEKIHRITQIENHKLLVTMVDHDDATFTAEYDLFKVDSAATDYQLDIGTYTSTGTGAAGDSLSIHDNQKFTTSDKDNDDNTSENCAVKHHGAWWYKDCHESNLNGKYYAGDYGDHDGMNPSAVADGIVWFTTTGWWHSLKTITMAIKPSS, encoded by the exons ATGGAATTGAGTACAGTATTTAGCATCTGCTTCACCTGCTGCTTGTTGTTGACAGCCAGCTTATCAGCGCCTGTACCTGCTGCTGAAACAATCCAAGAATTGGAGCATCGAGTGGAGGAGCTCACAAACCAACTACACCTGCTGGAAGAGAACGAACTACACGATAGATCACGAAGAGCAGCCAGCAACGTCTTGAATGAAAACC AAGTACCAAAGAGATCATGCAAGGAGATTTATGATGATGACAACACTGCTGCTGATGGACTGTACAAGACAGCACCCACTGATAACAAGGGAGAGTTTACTGTCTACTGCGATATGACCACCAGTGGAGGAGGATGGACCATTATCCAGAGGAGAGAGAACAGTGCAACTGACTTCTACAGAGAATGGCAAGAGTACAAGACTGGCTTTGGCAAAATGGATGGCAACTTTTGGCTGGGTTTGGAGAAGATTCACCGTATCACTCAGATTGAGAATCACAAGCTCCTGGTAACAATGGTAGACCATGATGATGCAACTTTCACAGCTGAGTATGACCTTTTTAAAGTTGACAGTGCTGCTACCGATTACCAACTTGATATTGGAACCTACACGAGCACTGGCACTGGTGCTGCCGGTGATTCTCTTTCCATCCACGACAACCAAAAGTTCACCACTTCAGACAAAGACAATGATGATAACACTTCAGAgaattgtgctgtaaagcatcaTGGTGCTTGGTGGTACAAAGACTGCCACGAGTCAAATCTCAATGGAAAATACTATGCTGGTGACTACGGAGATCACGATGGAATGAACCCATCAGCAGTTGCAGATGGAATTGTGTGGTTCACTACCACAGGCTGGTGGCATTCACTGAAAACAATCACCATGGCGATCAAACCAAGCAGTTAG
- the LOC136262906 gene encoding fibrinogen-like protein 1 has protein sequence MNVSDNKLEMKGVKLSTIAILCVFLFDLAVSTTPTRAQAERLQQQIRELTLQIQEQQEAAKLRRSRQVTSQVLNENQVPKRCCIEILEEDSTAQSGLYRIALTDNKGEFTVCCDMSAGGWTIIQHRQDNTTDFYRDWQQYKTGFGNMDGNFWLGLENIHRITQTESHELMITMMDHDDVTFVARYNLFKVDSEATDYQLEIGNYIGASSTAGNSLQIHDNQKFSTYDNDNGVNPTKNCAEKHHGAWWYKNCHETNLNGKYYHGDYSATDADGIVWYGVGGYWHSLKTVTMAIKPV, from the exons ATGAATGTCTCTGACAACAAATTGGAAATGAAAGGAGTCAAATTAAGCACTATTGCGATACTCTGTGTGTTCTTATTCGACTTGGCGGTGTCTACAACACCTACACGAGCCCAGGCGGAGAGACTGCAACAGCAAATACGAGAGTTGACTTTACAAATACAGGAACAACAGGAGGCCGCTAAACTCAGGCGATCTCGACAAGTCACCAGCCAAGTATTGAATGAAAACC AGGTACCCAAGAGGTGTTGTATCGAGATCTTGGAAGAGGACAGCACTGCACAGTCTGGGTTGTACAGAATAGCACTAACTGACAACAAAGGGGAATTTACTGTTTGCTGTGACATGTCAGCTGGAGGATGGACTATCATACAGCACAGGCAGGATAATACAACAGATTTCTACAGAGACTGGCAACAGTACAAGACAGGTTTTGGCAACATGGATGGCAACTTTTGGCTGGGCCTGGAGAACATACACCGAATTACACAAACTGAGAGCCATGAGCTTATGATCACAATGATGGACCATGATGATGTCACTTTTGTAGCAAGATACAACTTGTTCAAGGTTGACAGTGAAGCAACTGATTATCAACTAGAAATAGGAAACTACATAGGAGCCAGCAGTACAGCAGGAAACTCACTACAAATTCATGATAATCAAAAGTTTTCCACATATGATAATGACAATGGCGTTAACCCTACCAAGAACTGTGCAGAGAAGCACCATGGAGCTTGGTGGTACAAAAACTGTCACGAAACAAATCTTAATGGCAAATACTATCATGGCGATTACTCTGCAACTGACGCGGATGGTATAGTGTGGTACGGAGTTGGAGGATATTGGCATTCCCTCAAGACTGTAACAATGGCCATCAAGCCTGTCTAG